The following coding sequences are from one Acidimicrobiales bacterium window:
- the tkt gene encoding transketolase, producing the protein MTDRDLEQLGINVIRGLAMDAPQKANSGHPGTAMALAPLAHVLWTRIMKFDPTDPDWPDRDRFVLSCGHACILLYSMLYLTGYGVEIEDLKQFRQLHSRTPGHPEVHDLPGIEVTTGPLGQGFANGVGLGAAERLLRARFGSDVVDHHTFVICSDGDLMEGISHEAGSLAGHLQLGRLIYIYDDNHITIDGPTEITYGDDAAKRFEAYGWHTERLGEIANDTDALEAAIRRAMAVEDRPSMLVLRSHIGYPAPHMTDNPKAHGSPLGEDEVRATKEILGLPPEQTFWVPDEVLGMYREAIPRGQAVRAEWDKRLAGWTRDRTEWDAVWSSGTLPGWHEKLPNWDQPGEKIATRVAANKILNAVFPHVPAMVSGGADLTGNTGTKLDDTPRQGVKNPEGRAFAFGVREHGMGGVMTGMSLHGGVLPIGGTFFVFSDYMRGSVRLAALSEAKVIYFWSHDSVGLGEDGPTHQPIEQLAAMRAMPGLRVIRPADANECAQAFRVAVESDGPTALILTRQSIPVLEGTHELASNLQRGAYVLMNGNEDPDIVLIGTGSEVSVCMEAAKILADEGITARVVSMPSWDLFEDQEDDYQDSVLGPGAPVLSVEAASSFGWSRWADESVSIDHFGASAPGDQVLAEFGFTPENVAERARQLFDELGYFSDDEDDE; encoded by the coding sequence ATGACGGATCGGGACCTGGAGCAGCTCGGCATCAACGTCATCAGGGGCTTGGCGATGGACGCCCCTCAGAAAGCGAACTCGGGCCATCCGGGCACCGCGATGGCACTCGCGCCGCTGGCCCACGTGCTGTGGACGAGGATCATGAAGTTCGACCCGACCGACCCGGATTGGCCCGACCGCGACCGGTTCGTTCTCTCGTGCGGCCACGCGTGCATCCTCCTCTATTCGATGCTCTACCTGACCGGGTACGGGGTGGAGATCGAAGACCTCAAGCAGTTCCGCCAGCTTCACAGCCGAACACCTGGCCACCCGGAGGTTCACGATCTGCCAGGGATAGAGGTCACCACCGGCCCGCTGGGTCAGGGCTTCGCCAACGGTGTCGGCCTTGGTGCCGCCGAACGGCTTCTCAGGGCCCGGTTCGGCTCCGATGTCGTCGACCACCACACCTTCGTCATCTGCAGCGACGGCGATCTCATGGAAGGGATAAGCCACGAAGCCGGTTCGCTCGCAGGCCACCTGCAGTTGGGCCGCCTCATCTACATCTACGACGACAACCACATCACCATCGACGGACCGACCGAGATCACTTACGGGGACGACGCGGCGAAGCGCTTCGAAGCCTACGGCTGGCACACCGAGCGTCTCGGCGAGATCGCCAACGACACCGACGCGCTCGAAGCGGCGATAAGAAGGGCGATGGCCGTCGAGGACCGGCCGAGCATGCTGGTGCTCAGGAGCCACATCGGGTACCCCGCGCCGCACATGACCGACAACCCGAAAGCGCATGGCTCCCCCCTGGGCGAGGACGAGGTTCGTGCCACCAAGGAGATCTTGGGGCTTCCACCGGAGCAGACGTTCTGGGTCCCCGACGAAGTCCTCGGCATGTATCGCGAGGCGATCCCTCGAGGTCAGGCTGTTCGAGCCGAATGGGACAAACGTCTGGCAGGCTGGACACGCGACAGAACCGAATGGGACGCGGTGTGGTCCTCTGGAACCCTGCCCGGCTGGCACGAGAAGCTTCCCAACTGGGACCAGCCCGGCGAAAAGATCGCCACCCGGGTCGCCGCGAACAAGATTCTGAACGCCGTCTTCCCGCACGTCCCAGCGATGGTCTCGGGCGGAGCGGATCTGACCGGAAACACGGGTACCAAGCTCGACGACACACCGCGCCAAGGTGTTAAGAACCCGGAAGGAAGGGCGTTCGCCTTCGGTGTACGCGAGCACGGAATGGGCGGGGTAATGACAGGTATGTCGCTACACGGAGGGGTTCTGCCCATCGGGGGCACCTTCTTCGTATTCAGCGACTACATGCGGGGATCGGTGCGTCTCGCCGCGCTGTCCGAAGCCAAGGTCATCTACTTCTGGTCCCACGACTCCGTCGGTTTGGGCGAGGACGGACCGACCCACCAGCCGATCGAGCAGCTTGCCGCCATGAGGGCTATGCCTGGCCTCCGGGTAATCAGGCCGGCGGACGCCAACGAATGCGCCCAGGCCTTCCGCGTGGCGGTTGAGAGCGACGGGCCGACGGCGCTCATCCTGACCCGTCAGAGCATTCCCGTTCTCGAGGGAACTCACGAGCTGGCGTCAAACCTCCAACGAGGCGCGTATGTGCTCATGAACGGCAACGAAGACCCGGACATTGTCCTGATCGGCACCGGATCGGAGGTTTCAGTATGCATGGAGGCCGCCAAGATCCTCGCCGACGAAGGGATTACCGCCCGGGTCGTCTCGATGCCCAGCTGGGACCTGTTCGAGGACCAGGAGGACGACTACCAGGATTCTGTGCTCGGCCCGGGGGCCCCGGTCTTGTCGGTGGAGGCGGCATCGTCGTTCGGGTGGTCCCGTTGGGCGGACGAGTCTGTGTCGATCGACCATTTCGGCGCGTCGGCTCCCGGAGACCAGGTTCTCGCCGAGTTCGGGTTCACCCCTGAGAACGTCGCCGAGCGGGCGAGGCAACTCTTCGACGAGCTCGGGTATTTCTCAGATGACGAGGACGACGAGTAG
- the tal gene encoding transaldolase, giving the protein MTRLQDLYKQCGQSPWLDNLTRTAIQGGGLAKLVGSGIRGVTSNPTIFQKAMTGSDAYDDQFRQLIAKDSIEAAFWDMAIDDVTNACGVLRPVHDESGGTDGFVSLEVSPALASDTAATIEAARSLHARISLPNLMVKIPATEEGVPAIKAMISEGRNINVTLIFSLDRYAEVIEAYLSGLEALATAGGDLAKVHSVASFFVSRVDTEVDRRLQGVSGAEDLAGKAAVAQAKLAYSLFKEHFSGPWWDALKAKGAHPQRPLWASTSTKNPAYPDLLYVDNLIGPDTVNTLPDHTIDAFQDHGTVKRTVDTGVDAARSELDRLAAAGIDMADVSNVLEQEGVASFLKSYDELLQALSDKANALSGGG; this is encoded by the coding sequence ATGACCAGGCTGCAAGACCTCTACAAGCAGTGCGGGCAGAGCCCGTGGTTGGACAACTTGACTCGGACCGCAATCCAGGGCGGTGGTCTGGCCAAGCTGGTCGGATCGGGCATCCGGGGGGTCACCTCTAATCCCACCATCTTTCAGAAGGCGATGACCGGCTCGGACGCCTACGACGATCAGTTCAGACAGCTGATTGCCAAGGATTCCATCGAAGCGGCTTTCTGGGATATGGCCATCGACGACGTCACGAACGCTTGTGGCGTGCTCCGTCCAGTCCACGACGAAAGCGGCGGCACCGACGGGTTCGTGTCTCTCGAGGTGTCTCCGGCTCTGGCATCCGACACGGCCGCGACGATCGAAGCGGCGAGATCGCTGCACGCGCGGATTTCGCTTCCGAACCTGATGGTCAAGATCCCCGCCACGGAGGAGGGTGTACCTGCGATCAAGGCAATGATCTCCGAGGGCCGCAACATCAACGTCACCCTCATATTCAGTCTCGACCGGTACGCCGAGGTCATCGAGGCCTACCTGTCGGGTCTGGAAGCTCTCGCGACAGCGGGGGGCGACCTTGCGAAGGTGCACAGCGTCGCCTCCTTCTTCGTCAGCCGGGTCGACACCGAAGTGGATCGCCGGCTCCAGGGTGTCAGCGGTGCCGAAGACCTCGCCGGAAAGGCCGCCGTCGCCCAAGCGAAGTTGGCGTACTCGTTGTTCAAGGAGCACTTCTCGGGGCCCTGGTGGGATGCGCTGAAGGCGAAGGGCGCCCACCCCCAGCGGCCGTTGTGGGCGTCGACTTCGACCAAGAACCCCGCCTATCCAGACCTGCTCTACGTCGACAACCTCATCGGACCCGACACGGTCAACACGTTGCCCGATCACACCATCGACGCGTTCCAGGATCACGGCACCGTTAAACGCACGGTCGACACCGGGGTGGACGCAGCGCGAAGCGAGCTGGATCGGCTTGCAGCCGCAGGCATCGACATGGCTGACGTGTCGAACGTGCTCGAGCAGGAGGGGGTCGCCTCGTTCCTCAAAAGCTACGACGAACTCCTTCAAGCACTGTCCGACAAGGCCAACGCGCTCAGCGGGGGCGGGTGA